One segment of Mycolicibacterium sp. YH-1 DNA contains the following:
- a CDS encoding coniferyl-alcohol dehydrogenase, with amino-acid sequence MSEYHDLTSYAAQRVVVTGCASGIGAALVSQLADLGAYVVGLDVCPPSFAVNEFHSVDLSDPDSIDAAIEAVNGPVDRLFNVAGVSSGIKDPLRVVTINFLGTRRLTEGLIPAMPPGSAIASVSSLAASGYRENASVTAGLLDTPDMSAGIEWCERHPEALADGGYRLSKEALILYGMANVATLGAKGIRINATAPGVTDTPILDQLRGAYGELFLKAFRTPLGRVAEPAEQASVLVFLNSDAASYITGQVIWADGGTVAEKMFGDLADAREVERRRTQHGQHG; translated from the coding sequence GTGTCTGAGTATCACGACCTGACGAGCTACGCGGCGCAGCGCGTCGTGGTGACGGGCTGCGCATCGGGCATCGGCGCGGCGCTGGTGAGCCAGTTGGCTGACCTGGGTGCATACGTTGTTGGCCTCGATGTGTGCCCGCCGTCGTTCGCGGTCAACGAGTTCCACTCGGTGGACCTGTCGGATCCGGACTCGATCGACGCCGCTATCGAGGCCGTCAACGGCCCGGTGGACCGCCTATTCAACGTCGCCGGGGTGTCCTCGGGGATCAAGGACCCGCTACGGGTGGTGACGATCAACTTCCTCGGCACCCGACGCCTCACCGAGGGGTTGATACCGGCGATGCCACCGGGATCGGCGATCGCCAGCGTCTCCTCGCTCGCGGCCTCGGGGTACCGGGAGAACGCGAGTGTCACCGCAGGCCTGCTGGACACACCTGACATGTCTGCGGGCATCGAGTGGTGTGAGCGCCATCCGGAGGCGCTGGCCGACGGCGGCTACCGGCTGTCCAAGGAGGCGCTCATTCTCTACGGCATGGCCAACGTGGCCACGCTGGGCGCCAAGGGAATCCGGATCAATGCCACCGCGCCCGGCGTCACGGACACCCCGATCCTGGACCAGTTGCGCGGTGCCTACGGGGAGTTGTTCCTAAAGGCCTTCCGCACCCCGCTGGGGCGCGTCGCGGAGCCCGCCGAGCAGGCCAGCGTGCTGGTGTTCCTCAACAGTGACGCGGCGAGTTACATCACCGGACAGGTCATCTGGGCGGACGGCGGCACGGTGGCGGAGAAGATGTTCGGCGACCTGGCAGACGCCAGAGAGGTCGAGAGACGAAGGACGCAGCATGGCCAGCATGGCTGA